The genomic region AGAACCCTACGCTTACCTGTGGTCAAGTGGCGATACGACACAGGATATTACAGGCTTGCCTGCAGGTATCTATGATGTGACAGTGACGGACTCAACCAACTGCCTCTCCACAGAGAGTTTTGAAATAACAGGAGCTCAGCCGCCACTCGAAACAATCTGCCTTGTCACCGTTGACAGCGCCACAGGCAAGAACCTTATCGTTTGGGAGAAAAATCAGACAACCCTGGTGAAATCATATAATATCTACAAAGAAAGTTCTCAGATAAATGTTTATTACCTGATAGGCAACATGCCTGTTGACAGCGTTAGCGTATTTGTGGATACCTTGTCAGACCCAAAGCTCAGGTCATGGAGGTACAAGATGCAGGTGGTAGATTCATGCGATAATGAATCGGATTTAAGTGCAGACCATAAGACGATGCACCTGAATATAAATTTAGGAATACCCCCTGCAATAAACCTGATATGGGATCATTATGAAGGTTTCCCATTTGCTACCTATTATGTTACCAGGTACACCGTATCAACCGGCTGGGTAACCTTAGATTCGCTGGCAAGCAACCTTACTTCCTATACCGATCCTACACCGCCCAATGAAGACCTCTATTACGTTGTTGAGGTAAAGCATCCTACAGGCTGTGATCCTAATCTGAGTAAAGTATTAACCTACAATTCTGCCAGGTCAAATGTATCCAACAGGCTATTGCCTACCGGCATTGATCAGTTTCGAGTTTCGAGTTTCGAGTTTCGAATTTTTCCCAATCCATATTCGGGTGTGACTCAGATAAGCTATACTTTACCTGAAAAAGCAGATGTGCTCTTAGAAGTATTTAATGTTTTGGGCAAAAAGATAGAAGTATTGGCTAACGGGGAACAAAAAAGCGGAGCGTATCAATATAGCTTCAGTGCAAAGGAGCTGGGTTATTCATCCGGGGTTTATATCCTGAAGCTTATTGCAGGGGAAGATGTATACACTAAGCAGTTGATAGAATTTTAACCTTTTAACCTTTAACCAATTTGCTTATTATGAAAACAAAAATTACTTCCGTAAAAGCGCTTTTTGTAAGCGCTGCATTGTTTGTGCAGTTTGGTTTGAATGCACAACAACAAATCCCAGTTAAAATACAACAAGCAAATTTTGACAATCAGAAATTGCTGTATAAAAATTCTAAATCATTACCTAAGACTAAAATTACCGGTAAGAAATTTTATAATGCATCAAAATTTACCGGTTCGTCTCTATCTAAAATTTTGATGGTTCCCATCTTCACTGAAGATTTTGACAGCGTAGCTATTCCTACAATACCTAGCACTTGGTCAAATATTGCTAATTTACCTCTTGGTGGAGTGTGGCAGGCAGGATTCAGCACTGCTGATGGAACTACTTTATCATCTCCAACCGGAGCAAATGGTTTTGCTTTTTTTGATTCTGATGGTTATGCTGGTGACGGAAACGCTGAAAATGCTGATTTGATAACACCCATGATTGACGCTTCTACGCTTCCTTCGGTTAGTTTGTCTTTTAGCCATTATTTCCGAGCTGGGTTTGGTGGCAATGCGGAAGTATTTGTTAGTAATAATGGGGGAACTACTTATACCTCAGTGGCAAGCTGGTTTGCTACATCAACTCCTAATGCTCAATCAGAAAATATTGATATTTCGCTCATTGCAGCTGGAAATGATAGTATCATGATCAAATTTCATTGGACGGGAGACTGGTCATGGTATTGGTTAATAGATGATATCGTAGTGGATATAAACCTTGCTAACGAACTTGTTTTAAATTCAATATTTTCTACTTCTTATTCTTTAATACCTTTAACTCAAGCTTTCCCTATAACTTTTGAAGGCAGAGTCGCTAATACTGGTATTAACTCCCAACCTAACGTTACACTTAATGCTAATGTTACAGGTGCCGGTACCTTTTCCGGAAATAGTACACCACTTACATTAATATCGGGAGTAGATTCACTTTTAACTGTAGCTACTACTTATACTCCTTCAGTGATTGGCAGCTACACAGTGAATTTCGCTGTAAGTTCGGATTCCACAGATGATAATCCTTCAAATGACACCCTTTCGGAAAACTTTGATGTATCAGATACCGTTTTTGCAAGGGATAATGGCATTTTACCGGCTGGCGGCATATGGCTTGGCGCTGGAAATCGTTATGAATATGGTAATTTTTTCCAGGTGAGTAATACACAGGATGTTACTTCTGTTACCTTTTCTCTTCATCCTGCTTCTGATTCAGGGGCTACAATGAAAGCCAAAATCTATGGCCTGCCCGGATTCACACTTATAGATTCCTCTGCCGTTTATACGGTTAATGCTGTGACTGATGTTAATGCCTTTACTACTTTACCATTGTTGAATGCACCAATAAACCTGATAGCGGGTGATTATCTTGTTGTTCTTGCTACAACTAATGGCGCTATGAATTTTGTGGTATCTACGGGAAGTGATCTTTTCCAGCCTAACGGTTCAACACTAATGCAGGATACGGACGGTGCACTTGGCCCTGCTGGTACATGGTATCTTTCTCTTTCAACGCCTTTTGTTAGGTTAAATTTTGCACCACCACCACCACCTGCTTGTTCAGCAAATTTCAGTTTCTTTACTGATACGACTTTGACCGTCTCATTTATCGATTCCTCTACAACATCCAATCCGCCTTTGAGCCGGTCATGGGATTTTGGAGATGGAGGTCCTGTGGATATCACTCCAAGTCCCGCTCATACCTATGGTGCAGCGGGAAGCTACTATGTATGCTTAACCATTCTTGATAATGTTGTTTGCTCTAACACAATTTGTGATAGCGTTACCGTTCCTGCTCCACCACCACCTGGCTGTACGGCAGGCATTAGTAGTTTTACAGATGTACTTTGTTTCGGTGCCTGTGACGGCTCTGCTACAGTGAGTGCTTCCGGAGGCATCCTTCCTTATACTTATTCGTGGGCACCAACTGGAGGAATAAACCCCACGGCAATCGGACTTTGCGGAGGAACAACCCATACAGTGACTGTTACAGATGCCGCTGGCAATAGCTGCACTGCGAGCCAAGCTATCACCGAACCCCCTGACATTGTCATCATCTCAGAAACACCAACAGACATCACTGCCTGCGGTGCAAATGACGGAACAATCACAATAACAGCAATCGGAGGTACGGGCACATTGAGTTATTCCATAGATGGCGGAGTTATTTTTCCGAATACTACGGGAAATTTTACCGGCTTGAGTGCTGGCACTTATACTGTAGTAGTACAAGATGCAAACGGATGTATTGTAACAGGCAGTATATTAACTATCAGCGAGCCGGGTGCACCGCCAGCGCCAGCAGCAGGAACAAATGCAACCTATTGCCAGGGAGATGCAATGGCTGACCTAACGGCAACAGGGTCAGGTGGAACACTTACCTGGTATGATGATGCAGGATTGACAAATGTAGTAGGAACTGGTGCGACTTTCTCTCCGCCATCAACAGTGGGAACAATTACTTATTATGTCACTGAAACTGTAAGCGGATGTCAAAGTCCTGCCAACTCTGTGGTTATAACGGTAAATCCTCTCCCAACAGTAAATCTGGGATCAGACACAACGATTTGCAATGGTTGTTCAATAACACTTGATGCAGGGGCTGGCTTTACAAGCTATGGCTGGTCAACCGGAGAGAGCACCCAAATTATAAATGTCGATTCGGCAGGCACTTATATAGTTCAAGTTACTGATACAAATGGATGTACTGCTGCCGATACTATTATTATTGATTTAGATTTACCACTATGCATTATTACTGCCGGCATTGCCGGCACGGATGCGAGCTGTGTTGGCAATTGTGATGGAGAAGCCAATCTGACAGTTACAAACGGCACAACGCCCTATACTTTTAACTGGTCCAATGGAGCAGTTACTGAAGATCTGATAAACTTATGTGCAGACACTTATACTGTTACTGTTACCGATTCCAACGGATGCACCGCCTCTGACAGTGTTACCATTTCATCCTCTAATACCTTAACAGCCGTCATAACAGGAGTAACGCCTGCTTCATGTCTCGCAAAATGTGATGGAATTGCCTCTGCCTTTGCAACAGGAGGTACACAACCTTACACTTACCTCTGGAATAACCCATCGGCACAGACAAATTCCATTGCAAATAACTTATGTGCAGGTACGTATATTGTAACAGTGACCGATGCCGCTGGATGCCCGGATACTGCAAGTGTTACGGTTAATTCAAACCCTGAAATGATACTGAATATAACTATAACAAATGCCACTTGCGGTAATACAGATGGAAGTGCATCAGTTGTTGTCAGCAACGGAACGCCTACCTATATCTATTCATGGTCGAGTGGAGATACGCTCTCATTTGCCGATAGTTTGGCATCTGGTTTTTATATCGTAACAGTGACCGATGCCGTTGGATGTTCTAATTTTGCCAACGTCACCATCAGCGATGCAAACGGGCCTACCATTACTGTCGTTACGTCAACAGATGTGACATGCAATGGAGGTTCAGATGGAGTTATCGGTATCAATGTAACCGATGGCACACCTCCATACACTTTGCAGTGGTCAAACGGAAGTTCGGGGGATTTCATTTTTAATCTGCCCGCAGGACCTTATGAGATAAATGTTACAGATGCCAATGGCTGTGTTGCAACGCAAAGTATTGCAATTACAGAGCCCGATGCTCTATCCCTAACGATAAGCACGATAGACGCCACTTGTGGCAATACAGATGGAAGCGCTACGGTGAACGTGGGCGGAGGAACGGGCGCTTACACTTATCAATGGGGTGCCGGAACGGGTTTTCAGACCACTGCAACTGCAACGGGATTGGGAGCAGGTGTGTATAACGTAACCGTTACAGATGCAAGCGGATGTATTGACTCTGCTGCTGTTGCAGTCAGTAATATAAACGGCCCCCTCATTACCGTGGATTCAATCATTGATATCAGTTGTGAT from Cytophagales bacterium harbors:
- a CDS encoding T9SS type A sorting domain-containing protein, translated to MKTKITSVKALFVSAALFVQFGLNAQQQIPVKIQQANFDNQKLLYKNSKSLPKTKITGKKFYNASKFTGSSLSKILMVPIFTEDFDSVAIPTIPSTWSNIANLPLGGVWQAGFSTADGTTLSSPTGANGFAFFDSDGYAGDGNAENADLITPMIDASTLPSVSLSFSHYFRAGFGGNAEVFVSNNGGTTYTSVASWFATSTPNAQSENIDISLIAAGNDSIMIKFHWTGDWSWYWLIDDIVVDINLANELVLNSIFSTSYSLIPLTQAFPITFEGRVANTGINSQPNVTLNANVTGAGTFSGNSTPLTLISGVDSLLTVATTYTPSVIGSYTVNFAVSSDSTDDNPSNDTLSENFDVSDTVFARDNGILPAGGIWLGAGNRYEYGNFFQVSNTQDVTSVTFSLHPASDSGATMKAKIYGLPGFTLIDSSAVYTVNAVTDVNAFTTLPLLNAPINLIAGDYLVVLATTNGAMNFVVSTGSDLFQPNGSTLMQDTDGALGPAGTWYLSLSTPFVRLNFAPPPPPACSANFSFFTDTTLTVSFIDSSTTSNPPLSRSWDFGDGGPVDITPSPAHTYGAAGSYYVCLTILDNVVCSNTICDSVTVPAPPPPGCTAGISSFTDVLCFGACDGSATVSASGGILPYTYSWAPTGGINPTAIGLCGGTTHTVTVTDAAGNSCTASQAITEPPDIVIISETPTDITACGANDGTITITAIGGTGTLSYSIDGGVIFPNTTGNFTGLSAGTYTVVVQDANGCIVTGSILTISEPGAPPAPAAGTNATYCQGDAMADLTATGSGGTLTWYDDAGLTNVVGTGATFSPPSTVGTITYYVTETVSGCQSPANSVVITVNPLPTVNLGSDTTICNGCSITLDAGAGFTSYGWSTGESTQIINVDSAGTYIVQVTDTNGCTAADTIIIDLDLPLCIITAGIAGTDASCVGNCDGEANLTVTNGTTPYTFNWSNGAVTEDLINLCADTYTVTVTDSNGCTASDSVTISSSNTLTAVITGVTPASCLAKCDGIASAFATGGTQPYTYLWNNPSAQTNSIANNLCAGTYIVTVTDAAGCPDTASVTVNSNPEMILNITITNATCGNTDGSASVVVSNGTPTYIYSWSSGDTLSFADSLASGFYIVTVTDAVGCSNFANVTISDANGPTITVVTSTDVTCNGGSDGVIGINVTDGTPPYTLQWSNGSSGDFIFNLPAGPYEINVTDANGCVATQSIAITEPDALSLTISTIDATCGNTDGSATVNVGGGTGAYTYQWGAGTGFQTTATATGLGAGVYNVTVTDASGCIDSAAVAVSNINGPLITVDSIIDISCDNPSGGSIYITVTGGYTPYTYLWSNNDITQDLLNIQGGIYDVTVTDTSGCVATASMEILGVLPTGDSICVVTVDSASGKNLIVWEKTTGANIKSYNIYKESTQAGVYFLIGAVPFNALSAFTDSLSNPVIRSWRYKIAAVDSCDNESELSKEHKTTHLTINMGINNTINLIWDHYQGFDFGTYYIHRYTTSTGWEEIDSMASNLTSWTDPLPPNEDLYYVVVVKHPTGCDPNLSKVLTYNSARSNVSNRLLPTGIDQFRVSSFEFRIFPNPYSGVTQISYTLPEKADVLLEVFNVLGKKIEVLANGEQKSGAYQYSFSAKELGYSSGIYILKLIAGEDVYTKQLIEF